Genomic segment of bacterium:
GGGAACCCGCTTTGCCTTGCAGAGCGCGGCAAGGCGCTTCGTGTCCGAGGGATCGGCCGTCGTCGTGTCCAGGATGATCCCGGGCGCCTTTCCCTTGGCGAAGGCGAGAAACCCGTCCTTCCCGCGCGCGGTCTTCAGGGAGATTTTCGAGTTGGGCAGCGAGATGAACAGCACGTCCGCCGCCTCGGCCACCTCCCGCGGGGTGGGGAGCGGGACACCGCCCATCCGGCGCAGGCGCGCCATGGCGGCCGGAACCGGATCGGTGCCTGCGACAAGGAAGCCGTCCGCGATCAGGTTTTTCGAAAAGGCGGCCCCCATCCTTCCGAGGCCGATGAAGCCAATCGTCTGCTTCCGGTTCTTTTTCATCGAAGCGTTTCCTATGTGGTGAAGAGAAATAAAAATCAGGCCGCCTCGCTCGGCACGATGACGACCTTGATGGCCCCCTCAATGCGCTCGCGCATGAGGCGCATCCCGCGCGCGACTTCGGCGAGGGGAATCCGGTGGGTGATCATGGGCGAGAGGTCGAGCTTCCCCGCGGCGGCCAGTGCGATGCACACCTCGAAAGTATGGGGGTGGCCCCGGCTGCCGATGAGGTCTTTTTCCTGATCCTGCAGCTCCCCGAGGGGAACGGGGGGCGCGAGGCCGAACTGGCCGACGA
This window contains:
- a CDS encoding NAD(P)-binding domain-containing protein, with the protein product MKKNRKQTIGFIGLGRMGAAFSKNLIADGFLVAGTDPVPAAMARLRRMGGVPLPTPREVAEAADVLFISLPNSKISLKTARGKDGFLAFAKGKAPGIILDTTTADPSDTKRLAALCKAKRVP